A genomic stretch from Flavobacterium nitratireducens includes:
- a CDS encoding response regulator — protein MKNKITYIIDDDKLSIKLMSMLITKNNFCEEIISFHNPRTALDELIKNAETPSKIPDVILLDLNMPVLDGWQFLDELEHITFSKEIIIFIVSSSIDPSDLEMTKNYPLVKNYIVKPLNSEKLNQASLLIEKEIKF, from the coding sequence ATGAAAAACAAGATAACCTACATAATTGACGACGATAAACTATCAATAAAACTAATGAGCATGCTAATCACAAAAAATAATTTTTGTGAGGAAATCATCTCTTTTCATAATCCAAGAACCGCTCTTGATGAACTGATAAAAAATGCTGAAACCCCTTCAAAAATCCCAGATGTTATCTTATTAGACTTAAATATGCCTGTTTTGGATGGTTGGCAATTCCTGGACGAATTAGAACATATCACTTTTTCCAAAGAGATCATCATTTTCATAGTCTCTTCATCAATCGATCCTTCCGACTTAGAAATGACTAAAAATTATCCGTTGGTTAAAAACTACATCGTAAAACCACTTAATTCAGAAAAGTTAAATCAAGCTTCTTTGTTAATTGAAAAAGAAATAAAATTTTAG
- a CDS encoding T9SS type B sorting domain-containing protein produces the protein MKKILIVFFFCAMLKGYGQFSKTHYIPPLTCQDQGLKAGDHYLYISTPTTKNVEIKIIAIGGQIINATINKNNPYVFPIGVGEDTQLFVPKIKTGQNSNKGYIIEADDLVYCSVRVNAGLNQNNGYNHAGGLVTKGNSALGTIFRLGAMTNPLFDSSLLNFASILATDNNTTVTISNIPAGTVLANGTIVTGPITINLNKNESYIIALENNQNETSQTSNSSKIIGALVTSNKAIVVNSGSFGGSNSIVVRDFGDGVLRPTGRDIGFDQIVPIEKTGKEYIFVKGVGPDEIERVIIVAHEPQTSIYLNDKTVPSYTLQAGEYIAIDGSEFIKGNLYVRSSENVFAYQCIGGLKQNPPPYNNENLQNNPIANQNLFYVPPINCATPNIVDNIPMIESIGNTLYNGGLNIITEKNATVSINNNPINSDPVEVTGNPNFVVYTIANLNGNITIKSTKQVYVSYFGTNNAATYGGYYSGFDSKPEIAFDKINITTSSCIPNIILDVNSTLNYDSYQWYFNDTPISNSNSNTYKPTEPGYYQVRGSITGCNTTLISDIIPVSNCTTDVDNDTVNDNIDLDHDNDGISNCNESYGNQNLNISNISSGNLNIGSYSNSYTGTTSTSTTASYIPITGNSDGSFISDIPAGKGNFEKYTLTFNKSISIGIEYVTSANITDLLNANAEYTITTDTDKTITVLNPNNELLIDTNYDGIYESGVTEYSSFEIRFQINGITPLTAGSTSFKFLTHLINSISFIHKNLLDTQANRVTMKFFAICVPKDSDGDGIVDQLDTDTDNDGVTDLIESQANNFVLNTNDANKNGIYDVFETQLTPIDTDADRIPDYLDLDSDNDGILDSVETGSNGTDTDNDGIKNFRDLDSDGDLCDDVTEAGFTSTNRNPILGTIFPATVDNNGLVTSRNDGYTTPNSNYLTSGLITITNQPEIIPICLNQNASVSITSNAERIQWQITTDGTNWNDLSNNSTYSGVDSNTLNISTVKQSMNGYKYRVFLNKLGNSCGLLSEETSLTVLDLPIVKDINIKQCDDDLDSRSSFNLTVKNNEISANYENETFDYFTSNLAAETNNPLEKITNPLAYEADNGSVIWTRVTNNNGCYAVAKINLLVSASQLPPTYNLTFENCDDYIDATNDDYDKITAFDFSSASNSILTLLPEPKTNYSIKYYSSEADALAEINEITNTTSYRNSLSPKEQKIWVRVDNEIDNSCFGVGPHVTLIVNPKPDIDINTNHLADVYVCNNLPNYFVTIDAGILDGSLPTIYNYVWVKDNQVLHNENKATLSVNKAGTYTVTVSSQKGYSRTRTITVMPSEIAKISEIKHTELSENNSIIVLVEGSGNYEYSLDDNTNFYQESNRFENVSAGIHQVYIRDKNGCGVAEQSVAILGIPKFFTPNNDGYNDYWTIKGINSTFNSKTVINIFNRYGKLIKNINPQSQGWDGTINGQPLPTDDYWFTVKLENGKQIKGHFSLKR, from the coding sequence ATGAAGAAAATTTTAATAGTATTCTTTTTTTGTGCGATGCTAAAGGGCTACGGTCAGTTTAGTAAAACTCATTATATCCCGCCTCTAACTTGTCAAGATCAAGGGCTAAAAGCAGGAGATCATTATCTATATATATCCACACCTACTACTAAAAATGTGGAAATAAAAATTATTGCCATTGGTGGACAAATTATCAATGCAACGATAAACAAAAATAACCCTTACGTATTCCCAATAGGAGTTGGAGAGGATACGCAATTATTCGTTCCAAAAATTAAAACGGGACAAAACAGCAACAAAGGATACATTATTGAGGCAGACGATTTAGTGTATTGCAGTGTTAGGGTAAATGCGGGTTTAAATCAAAATAATGGTTATAATCATGCTGGTGGATTAGTCACAAAAGGAAATAGTGCCCTTGGAACCATTTTTAGACTTGGTGCAATGACAAACCCATTATTTGACAGTTCATTACTTAATTTTGCCTCTATTTTGGCAACAGACAACAACACCACTGTAACTATCTCCAATATACCTGCTGGAACAGTTTTAGCCAATGGAACAATTGTGACAGGCCCTATAACTATCAATTTAAACAAAAACGAAAGTTACATAATTGCTCTAGAAAATAATCAAAACGAAACTTCCCAAACCTCAAACAGCTCCAAAATCATTGGTGCACTTGTAACATCAAACAAAGCTATTGTTGTTAATTCTGGATCATTTGGTGGTAGTAATAGTATCGTTGTTAGGGATTTTGGCGATGGTGTTTTAAGGCCAACTGGTAGAGACATAGGTTTTGATCAAATAGTCCCAATTGAAAAAACAGGTAAAGAATATATTTTCGTAAAAGGTGTAGGACCAGATGAAATAGAACGTGTTATAATCGTAGCACATGAACCACAAACATCCATTTATTTGAATGACAAAACAGTTCCCAGTTACACACTACAAGCAGGAGAATATATTGCAATTGATGGATCTGAATTCATAAAGGGCAATCTATATGTGCGATCTTCAGAAAATGTATTTGCTTACCAATGTATTGGCGGATTAAAACAAAACCCACCCCCCTATAACAATGAAAATCTGCAAAACAACCCTATAGCAAACCAAAACTTGTTTTACGTACCTCCTATCAATTGTGCAACTCCAAATATTGTAGATAATATCCCTATGATTGAATCGATAGGTAACACTTTATATAATGGCGGTTTAAATATTATTACTGAAAAAAATGCTACTGTTTCAATAAACAATAACCCTATCAATTCAGATCCAGTTGAAGTTACAGGAAACCCTAATTTTGTTGTATATACTATCGCCAATTTGAATGGTAATATTACAATTAAATCAACTAAACAAGTTTATGTATCTTACTTTGGCACTAATAATGCAGCTACTTATGGTGGTTATTATTCAGGATTTGATTCAAAACCAGAAATCGCTTTTGATAAAATCAATATCACTACATCTTCATGTATTCCTAATATTATTTTGGATGTTAACTCAACTTTGAATTATGATAGTTATCAATGGTATTTTAATGATACCCCAATTAGCAATAGCAATTCTAACACATACAAACCAACTGAACCAGGTTACTATCAAGTAAGAGGAAGTATTACAGGATGTAACACTACACTAATCTCCGACATCATTCCCGTAAGTAATTGTACCACAGATGTCGATAATGATACTGTTAATGATAATATTGACTTGGATCATGATAATGACGGAATTTCCAATTGTAATGAATCATATGGCAATCAAAACCTTAATATTTCGAACATTTCTTCTGGAAATTTAAATATTGGTTCCTATTCAAATTCTTATACTGGAACTACTAGCACTTCAACAACCGCCAGCTATATACCTATTACAGGAAACTCAGACGGCAGCTTTATTTCTGACATACCTGCAGGAAAAGGAAATTTTGAAAAATACACTTTGACATTCAACAAATCTATAAGTATTGGTATCGAATATGTAACTTCTGCCAATATTACCGATTTATTAAATGCAAATGCTGAATATACAATAACAACGGATACAGATAAAACAATTACTGTACTTAATCCAAATAATGAGTTATTAATTGACACCAATTATGATGGTATTTATGAAAGTGGTGTTACTGAATATTCCTCATTTGAAATTCGCTTTCAAATCAATGGAATAACACCTTTGACTGCTGGTTCAACATCCTTTAAATTCTTAACCCATTTAATCAATTCTATTAGTTTTATTCACAAAAATCTTTTAGATACACAAGCCAATAGAGTGACAATGAAATTTTTTGCAATTTGCGTACCCAAAGACTCTGATGGTGACGGAATTGTAGACCAATTAGATACTGACACTGATAATGATGGTGTTACTGATTTAATAGAAAGCCAAGCCAATAATTTTGTTTTAAACACTAATGATGCTAATAAAAATGGTATTTATGATGTTTTCGAAACTCAATTAACTCCGATAGATACTGATGCTGACAGAATTCCAGACTATTTAGATTTAGATAGTGATAATGATGGTATTTTAGATTCTGTGGAAACCGGAAGTAATGGTACAGACACAGATAACGATGGAATAAAAAACTTTAGAGACTTGGATAGCGATGGCGATTTATGTGATGATGTTACAGAAGCAGGATTTACAAGTACAAATAGAAATCCTATTTTAGGAACTATTTTCCCAGCAACAGTTGACAACAATGGACTTGTAACAAGCCGAAATGATGGATATACAACACCTAATTCCAATTATTTGACTTCTGGTCTTATAACAATTACAAACCAACCCGAAATCATACCAATCTGTTTAAATCAAAATGCTTCAGTTTCAATAACTTCAAATGCAGAAAGGATTCAATGGCAAATTACTACCGATGGAACAAATTGGAATGATTTGAGCAACAACAGTACTTACTCTGGTGTCGATTCAAACACTTTAAATATCTCGACTGTTAAACAATCCATGAATGGTTATAAATACCGCGTATTTCTAAACAAATTAGGGAATTCCTGTGGTTTATTATCTGAAGAAACCTCATTAACTGTTTTGGATTTACCAATTGTTAAGGATATCAATATCAAACAATGCGATGATGATTTAGATTCAAGATCCTCTTTTAATCTTACGGTAAAAAACAATGAAATATCAGCTAACTACGAAAACGAGACTTTTGATTATTTCACCTCAAATTTGGCAGCTGAAACAAACAATCCTTTAGAAAAGATTACAAATCCATTAGCTTACGAAGCAGATAATGGTTCTGTAATTTGGACAAGAGTAACTAACAATAATGGTTGTTATGCTGTTGCAAAAATTAATTTGCTGGTTTCTGCCTCACAATTGCCTCCAACTTATAATCTTACATTTGAAAATTGTGACGATTATATTGATGCAACAAATGATGATTATGACAAAATAACTGCTTTTGATTTTAGTAGTGCATCCAATAGCATTTTAACACTTTTACCTGAACCTAAAACAAATTATTCTATTAAATATTATTCTTCTGAAGCAGATGCTTTAGCTGAAATTAACGAAATTACAAATACTACAAGCTATCGAAATTCACTTTCGCCCAAAGAACAAAAAATTTGGGTTAGAGTTGATAATGAAATTGACAATAGCTGTTTTGGTGTTGGTCCACATGTTACTCTTATCGTAAATCCCAAACCTGATATTGATATTAACACTAATCATCTAGCCGATGTATATGTTTGCAATAATTTGCCCAATTATTTTGTAACTATCGATGCTGGCATACTGGATGGAAGTTTACCAACTATCTATAATTATGTTTGGGTCAAAGACAATCAGGTTTTGCACAACGAAAACAAAGCAACATTATCAGTCAACAAAGCTGGAACTTACACCGTAACTGTTAGCTCTCAAAAAGGGTATAGCAGAACACGAACTATTACGGTAATGCCATCGGAAATTGCTAAAATAAGCGAAATTAAACATACAGAATTAAGCGAAAATAATTCAATTATTGTTTTAGTGGAAGGTTCAGGGAATTATGAATACAGTTTAGATGACAACACAAACTTTTATCAAGAATCTAATCGATTTGAAAATGTGAGTGCTGGTATACACCAAGTGTACATTAGAGATAAAAATGGTTGTGGAGTAGCTGAACAGTCAGTAGCAATTTTAGGTATTCCAAAATTTTTCACACCTAATAATGATGGTTACAACGATTATTGGACAATAAAAGGAATAAATTCAACTTTTAATTCTAAAACTGTCATTAATATTTTTAACAGATATGGAAAACTAATTAAAAACATTAATCCACAAAGCCAAGGTTGGGATGGAACAATAAATGGACAACCTTTACCTACTGATGATTATTGGTTTACTGTCAAACTTGAAAACGGGAAACAAATCAAAGGCCATTTTAGTTTGAAGCGCTAA
- a CDS encoding PAS domain-containing sensor histidine kinase: protein MLSKKIDSVETSDILSLIVSKTSDLIIVTNPDGETIWANQSYLKLAETNLEQIIGKKIDSLCNNTETNNEKINDIKRAIQNKEEIENIFQLTNKQNEKYWLKLNLKPIFDQNGVCTKFIAIGRDITTTKNKEIEFENILEVTNQQNNKLLNFAHIVSHNIRSHTSNLQMVLDVIENTDNTTEKLSFIEMFKEGTEKLSETIENLNEVLTIQKNSKTKKTTVYLKTEIEKNSIPFKSKITITHNIEEDIYLKVIPSYLENIIQNIIFNAVKYQSPDRYPKLEINFHTEKHFHVLSFKDNGLGINIDKNKHKLFGMYKSFHGNEDAKEIGLFIVKNLIEAMEGKIEIESKEGEGSTFKLYFDEKQDNLHN from the coding sequence TTGCTTTCTAAAAAAATTGATTCTGTAGAAACCTCTGATATACTTTCTCTTATTGTTTCTAAAACGTCTGACTTAATCATTGTTACAAATCCCGATGGAGAAACAATATGGGCTAATCAGTCTTATCTGAAACTCGCTGAAACTAATTTGGAACAAATTATTGGAAAAAAAATAGATAGTCTTTGTAATAATACAGAGACAAACAATGAAAAAATAAACGATATAAAAAGAGCCATTCAGAATAAAGAAGAAATTGAAAATATATTTCAACTTACCAATAAACAAAACGAAAAATATTGGCTAAAATTAAACTTGAAACCAATTTTTGATCAAAATGGCGTTTGCACCAAATTCATTGCCATTGGCAGAGATATTACAACTACTAAAAATAAAGAAATTGAATTTGAGAACATCCTTGAAGTTACAAATCAACAAAACAATAAACTGCTAAATTTTGCTCATATTGTTTCACATAACATCCGTTCTCATACTAGCAATTTACAAATGGTTCTCGATGTGATTGAAAATACAGATAACACTACAGAAAAACTCAGTTTTATTGAAATGTTTAAAGAAGGAACCGAAAAATTATCCGAAACAATTGAAAACTTAAATGAAGTACTAACGATACAGAAAAACTCAAAAACAAAAAAAACGACTGTTTATTTAAAAACAGAAATTGAAAAAAACAGTATTCCTTTTAAAAGTAAAATTACCATTACGCACAATATCGAGGAAGATATATACTTGAAAGTTATCCCTTCCTATTTAGAAAACATTATACAAAATATTATATTTAACGCAGTTAAATATCAGTCACCTGATCGTTATCCCAAATTGGAAATTAACTTTCATACAGAAAAGCACTTCCATGTACTATCGTTCAAAGACAATGGATTAGGCATAAATATTGATAAAAACAAACATAAATTGTTTGGAATGTACAAATCGTTCCATGGAAATGAAGATGCAAAAGAAATTGGCCTATTTATTGTAAAGAATCTAATTGAAGCCATGGAAGGCAAAATCGAAATTGAAAGTAAAGAAGGAGAAGGAAGCACTTTTAAATTGTATTTTGATGAAAAACAAGATAACCTACATAATTGA
- a CDS encoding T9SS type B sorting domain-containing protein: MKVYKSILYCVLSVFLSSKIQAQFISIDDAKNASELVNVLTNNSSCLQISNETVKGDTHTSAKNSYGTFTNTSSNFPFKTGIILSSGSSSNASGPFIRDFNDGNNSWLGDTDLNQTLNINSVNATVLEFDFIPLTNSISFNYLLASNEYQDNYPCEFSDGFAFLIKEKGSTNPYQNLAIIPGTTIPVSSFNIHPKIVFNDGCEAKNESYFGQLNTNPNNNSPINYAGQTKILNATSSVIPGKTYHIKLVVADDRFVYYDSAIFIEAASFNSEIDLGEDRLLASNNAICYGENYIIDTQLPPNYSYNWYKDGFLLPLETNPSYTVTSAGTYTVEVTLSPSTCVATKDIKIEYTPQIELKNSSLSLCDFDGNEKETFDLTQADTSIKNNNTSLSEITYYENILDAKNNNNPISNPLHYTNQTLTQTVIAKVTNSYNCAYYAELTLNVLKTDNQLPANIIIAVETTNFGGDNNTATIESISNGDFEFSIDGIFYQKSPEFTKLAPGNYIARARDKSLCTESVPFPFIILDYPRFFTPNGDGYNDYWTIKNLNTLPQATIRIFNRFGKFIKEFQSSNLNWNGTLNGYLLTADDYWFNLIFENGKSIKGHFSLKR; encoded by the coding sequence ATGAAAGTCTACAAATCAATACTATATTGTGTTTTAAGTGTATTTTTAAGTTCAAAAATACAGGCTCAGTTTATTAGTATAGACGATGCAAAAAATGCTTCTGAACTTGTCAATGTATTGACCAATAATAGTTCATGCTTACAAATTTCAAATGAAACAGTCAAAGGAGATACGCATACATCAGCTAAAAACAGCTATGGCACATTTACCAACACTTCTTCAAATTTTCCGTTTAAAACTGGAATTATATTAAGTTCCGGCAGCAGTAGTAATGCTTCGGGGCCATTTATTAGAGACTTTAATGATGGGAATAACTCCTGGCTCGGAGATACTGATCTTAACCAAACTTTAAATATTAATTCGGTAAATGCTACAGTATTAGAATTTGACTTTATTCCCCTTACAAACAGCATCAGTTTTAATTATCTTTTAGCTTCAAATGAATACCAGGATAATTATCCTTGTGAATTCTCCGATGGTTTTGCATTTTTAATCAAAGAAAAAGGAAGTACTAATCCTTATCAAAATTTAGCAATAATTCCGGGAACAACTATTCCTGTATCCTCTTTTAACATACATCCTAAAATCGTTTTTAACGATGGTTGTGAAGCAAAAAACGAATCATATTTTGGTCAATTAAATACCAATCCAAACAATAATAGCCCCATAAATTACGCTGGACAAACTAAAATTCTAAATGCTACATCTAGTGTAATACCAGGAAAAACCTATCATATTAAATTAGTTGTTGCAGATGATCGATTTGTCTATTACGATTCGGCTATTTTTATAGAAGCGGCCAGTTTCAATTCTGAAATTGACTTAGGAGAAGATCGTTTATTAGCTTCAAATAATGCTATTTGTTATGGTGAAAATTATATAATAGACACCCAATTACCTCCAAATTATAGCTACAATTGGTATAAAGACGGATTTCTTCTTCCCTTAGAAACTAATCCTTCTTACACAGTTACTTCAGCAGGAACTTATACAGTTGAAGTTACTTTATCCCCTTCTACTTGTGTAGCAACAAAAGACATCAAAATTGAATACACCCCACAAATTGAACTAAAAAATAGTAGCCTATCGCTATGTGATTTTGATGGAAATGAAAAAGAAACATTTGATTTAACACAAGCAGATACTTCAATCAAAAACAATAACACCTCTTTAAGTGAGATTACTTATTATGAGAATATATTGGATGCAAAAAACAATAACAATCCTATTAGTAATCCATTACATTATACAAATCAAACTTTGACACAAACAGTAATTGCCAAAGTAACAAACTCATACAATTGTGCTTATTATGCTGAATTAACTTTGAATGTTTTAAAGACTGACAACCAACTTCCTGCAAACATTATTATAGCTGTTGAAACAACTAATTTTGGAGGGGATAATAATACTGCTACGATTGAATCTATTTCGAATGGTGATTTTGAATTTTCTATAGACGGAATATTTTATCAAAAAAGTCCTGAATTTACGAAGCTAGCACCTGGTAATTATATTGCCCGTGCCCGTGATAAAAGTTTATGTACTGAATCGGTTCCTTTTCCTTTTATTATACTAGACTATCCTCGCTTTTTTACCCCAAACGGAGATGGATATAATGATTATTGGACCATAAAAAATTTAAATACGCTTCCCCAAGCTACTATCCGTATTTTTAATCGTTTTGGAAAATTCATCAAAGAATTTCAGTCCTCAAACTTAAATTGGAACGGAACACTTAACGGTTATTTACTTACTGCTGATGATTATTGGTTTAATTTAATTTTTGAAAATGGCAAAAGCATAAAAGGCCATTTTTCGTTAAAAAGATAA